The DNA region GCGTAAAACCAACCTTGCCGGTCTGATGGATGGTTACTTCCATCACGAGGCCAGCATCGAAGGCGGTCAGCACCTTAACGTCAACGTGATGAACCGTGAGATGCTGCTGGACGCGATGGAACATCCGGAAAAATATCCGCAGCTGACCATCCGCGTCTCCGGTTACGCTGTACGCTTTAACTCGCTGACCAAAGAGCAGCAGCAGGATGTGATTACCCGTACCTTCACACAGTCCCTGTAATCACCGTTCTGAGTGATAAAAGGCTCCTCGCGGAGCCTTTTATTTAAAAAAGTCTGTTCTGGTCGTCATCTTTTCGGGGTGCCTACCAGAATCGATTTCCTGCCCTGAGCGCAACAGAGATTGCGCCGTCTGTCCCGGCAGACCTACTGGAGAAAACATCGCAATGTCAGTTAACGGTCGTATCCACTCATTTGAATCCTGCGGAACCGTCGATGGTCCCGGCATCCGTTTCATCACCTTCTTCCAGGGCTGCCTGATGCGCTGCCTCTACTGCCACAATCGCGATACCTGGGATACCCACGGCGGCAAAGAGATCAGCGTCGACGCGCTGATGGCCGACGTGCTCTCCTATCGCCACTTTATGAACGCCTCGGGTGGCGGCGTAACGGCATCAGGAGGAGAAGCGATTCTTCAGGCTGAATTTGTCCGCGACTGGTTCCGCGCCTGTAAAGCAGAAGGTATTCATACCTGCCTCGACACAAACGGCTTTGTCCGCCGTTACGATCCGGTCATTGATGAGCTGCTCGACGTGACGGATTTGGTGATGCTCGACCTGAAACAGATGAATGATGATGTTCATCAGATTCTGGTTGGCGTCTCTAATCACCGGACGCTGGATTTCGCCCGCTACCTGCAGAAAAAGGGAAAGCGCACCTGGATCCGTTTTGTCGTGGTGCCCGGCTACTCCGATGATGATGACACAGCGCACCGGCTGGGCGAGTTCACCCGTGACATGGAGAATGTGGAGAAGATTGAGTTGCTCCCCTACCACGAGCTGGGCAAACACAAATGGATCGCGATGGGTGAAGAGTACAAACTGGAGGGCGTCAAACCGCCAACAAAAGAGACCATGGAGCGGGTGAAAAACATCCTCGCCAGTTACGGCCATGAAGTGATGTATTAAGCATCTTAACGACAAAAAGGGAGCCTGAGCTCCCTTTTCGCGTTTTATTCCTCAGGCATGCGCCACCGGTGTGGCATGCTGATCGGCTTTGCGCAGCAACATCACCAGATAGATCAGCGACACGGCAGCGATCATCACAAACAGCAGGCGGTCAGAATAGTTCTGCATCAGCACGGAGGTCATGGCCGGGCCAAGCAGGCTGCCCACGGTATAGCTCATCAGTAACGCCTGGTTCATCGCAACCAGTTCATGATGTGCGACGGTTTCACACGCCCAGGACATCGCCACCGGATAGAGCGTAAAGCCCGCCAGCCCGAGAACAAACAGCGCCGGAGCCATAGCGGCATTGCTTAGCATCGCCATCGCGCCCAGGATCACGACAAAGACCTGCACACGCAGCACCAGCATCCGGCCAAAGCGATCGGCCAGACGCCCCACCGGCCACTGCCCGACAATTCCTGCGCTCACCAGCAGCGCCATCCAGTAACCGACACTGGCATCGCTCATGCCCTGATGTGAGAGGTAGAGCGGCATCAGGCCATAGAGCGAGCCGAGAACAATGCCAGAGATAATGCAGCCATTGATCCCCAGGCGTGAACTCCGGCGACGGAGCATCGGCCAGATGCGCGTCGGGGCCGCTTCCGCCGCTTCACCACTGGCGGAAACGCGGGTGAAGACCAGCGGTAACACCGCGCACAGCACCAGCGAGGTCACCCAGGGGATCACACTCAACAGCTCGGTAGACAGCCTGCTGACCAGCAGCTGCCCGGCAACGGTGCCCAGGTAATAAACAATCATATAGGCTGCCAGCAGCCGTCCCCGGTTACGCACGGTGCCGCTGCAGAGCAGTGCGCTCTCGACCACCACCCACATCAGCGCACAGCCTGCACCCGCCATAAAACGCAGCGTGCTCCATAGCCAGAACCCCTGCATCATCGCCAGGCACAGGGTTGCCAGAGCAAAAAGTCCGGTCGCCAGGTAGTAGCTGCGATTAAAACCATACTGGCTGATCAGCCAGCCCGCCAGCAGCGTGCCGGCAAGATTTCCGGTGTAATAAGCGGAGCTGACGATGCCGACCTGCCAGGTGGTGAGGAGATCATGGGTCAGCCACAGGGGAACCAGCGTATTGAGCACGGCAATGGCGACGGTCATTAACATCAGGCCGCAAAGCAGCAAAATCACAGGGCGTGACCAGGTGGACATAGGGGATAAAAACCAGAACAGAAGAAGGAAATTGCGCGCAGTTTGCCATCCGTTAATTTAAAGTCAATGGGCGACATTTGACCGCAGCACATTTTGCTGCCCGACAATTTAATTTACTAATCTTCAGTGAGTTACAATCGTGATAACTGGCAGGCGGTTAATGGCTATCTCTATGAAAAATGAGATTTTTAGGCGCTTCGGCGGGTCTGATATCGATAACGTTTATTTGTGATAAATTCTGACCTGCCCGGCCGGATCACCGTGACCCGGCCGCATAAAAAAACCCGGCCGGAGCCGGGTTTCGCGTGTCGGTATCGCTTAGCCGATCATGTCGACGCCGTTCATATAAGGGCGTAAAACGTCTGGCACCGCGATGCGGCCATCTTCCTGCTGATAGTTTTCCAGCACCGCGACCAGAGTACGGCCGACAGCCAGGCCTGAACCGTTCAGGGTATGCACCAGGCGTGGCTTCTTATCCTGCTTGCTGCGGCAACGCGCCTGCATGCGACGCGCCTGGAAATCGCCCATGTTGGAGCAGGATGAGATTTCACGGTAGGTATTCTGCGCCGGAAGCCAGACTTCCAGATCGTAGGTTTTGGTTGATCCGAAGCCCATGTCACCGGTGCAGAGCAGCACCTTACGATACGGCAGGTTCAGCAGCTGCAGCACTTTCTCAGCATGACCGGTCAGCTCTTCCAGCGCCTCCATAGAGTGCTCCGGGCTGACAATCTGCACCATTTCCACCTTGTCGAACTGATGCATACGGATCAGGCCGCGCGTGTCGCGACCGTAAGATCCCGCTTCAGAACGGAAGCATGGCGTATGCGCGGTCAGTTTAACCGGCAGGCTCTCCTCTTCGAGGATCTCGTCACGCGCCAGGTTAGTCAGCGGCACTTCTGCGGTAGGGATCAACGCATAGTGGCTGCTGTCTGACTCTTCTTCCAGCGGACGGGTGTGGAACAGGTCTTCGCCAAACTTCGGCAGCT from Pantoea deleyi includes:
- the pflA gene encoding pyruvate formate lyase 1-activating protein, with translation MSVNGRIHSFESCGTVDGPGIRFITFFQGCLMRCLYCHNRDTWDTHGGKEISVDALMADVLSYRHFMNASGGGVTASGGEAILQAEFVRDWFRACKAEGIHTCLDTNGFVRRYDPVIDELLDVTDLVMLDLKQMNDDVHQILVGVSNHRTLDFARYLQKKGKRTWIRFVVVPGYSDDDDTAHRLGEFTRDMENVEKIELLPYHELGKHKWIAMGEEYKLEGVKPPTKETMERVKNILASYGHEVMY
- a CDS encoding MFS transporter encodes the protein MSTWSRPVILLLCGLMLMTVAIAVLNTLVPLWLTHDLLTTWQVGIVSSAYYTGNLAGTLLAGWLISQYGFNRSYYLATGLFALATLCLAMMQGFWLWSTLRFMAGAGCALMWVVVESALLCSGTVRNRGRLLAAYMIVYYLGTVAGQLLVSRLSTELLSVIPWVTSLVLCAVLPLVFTRVSASGEAAEAAPTRIWPMLRRRSSRLGINGCIISGIVLGSLYGLMPLYLSHQGMSDASVGYWMALLVSAGIVGQWPVGRLADRFGRMLVLRVQVFVVILGAMAMLSNAAMAPALFVLGLAGFTLYPVAMSWACETVAHHELVAMNQALLMSYTVGSLLGPAMTSVLMQNYSDRLLFVMIAAVSLIYLVMLLRKADQHATPVAHA
- the serS gene encoding serine--tRNA ligase, which produces MLDPNLLRNEPDAVAEKLARRGYKLDVDTLRSLEERRKVLQVETENLQAERNARSKSIGQAKARGEDIEPLRQEVNALGERLDSAKAELDELQNQIRDFALALPNIPADEVPLGKDDSENQEVSRWGTPREFSFPVKDHVELGEAAKGLDFAAAVKLTGSRFVVMQGQIARLHRALSQFMIDLHTEQHGYLETYVPYLVNHETLYGTGQLPKFGEDLFHTRPLEEESDSSHYALIPTAEVPLTNLARDEILEEESLPVKLTAHTPCFRSEAGSYGRDTRGLIRMHQFDKVEMVQIVSPEHSMEALEELTGHAEKVLQLLNLPYRKVLLCTGDMGFGSTKTYDLEVWLPAQNTYREISSCSNMGDFQARRMQARCRSKQDKKPRLVHTLNGSGLAVGRTLVAVLENYQQEDGRIAVPDVLRPYMNGVDMIG